Part of the Halopenitus persicus genome is shown below.
GTCGAGAGCCCGGGGGACGTCGCTGATCGAGGTCGGTTGAACGTACCATGAGGGGCCTCGACGACATCTACCGACGGTTTCTCTCGATCCTCGGCGCCGGAGTGACGACCATGATCATCGCGTTCCTCTCGACGCCGATCATCGTTCGACTTCTCGGTCCGGGCGGATACGGCGACTACGCCGTCCTGTTATCCATTTTTTCGCTGTACATGATCCCCGTGAGTTCCGGGATCACGGCGGGCGTGCAGAAGTTCGTCGCCGAGGAACGGGACGTGCCACACTGGCGCGAACACGTGATCCGCTTTTATGCCGTGCTCGCCTTCGTCACCGTCCTCGTCGGCGTGGTCGTGCTGCTGGCGTTCACGGTGCTGGGTGGGGCGGAGTACTTCTTCGGGGGATCGTTCACGCTGTATTTCTATTTGCTGTGTGGCTTCGTTCTCATCTCACAGTTCTACGCCCTGTGTAACCGGATCCTGCTCGGAATGAGCCTCGAGTTGCTTTCGGGACCGTTGGAGGTGGCAAAGAAGTTCCTCACCGTTTCGATCGGCATCCTCCTGGTGCTCTCCGGCCGCCACGTCGAGGGGATGATCGCCGGCCACATCGTCGCGAACCTGGTGCTCGTGTGCGTGGCCGCCTACTGGATCGCCAAGCGGATCTCGCCGTCGACGCTGCTCCGGTCGCGCCCGGAGTCGTTTCCCTACGCCGACGTCGTCTCGTTTAACGCGCTCAACATCGTGTTGATCCTGCTCGTGATGTCGCTTTTTCACGTCGACGTCGTGATGCTTCGGGTCCTGTCGGACTCGGAGACGACCGGATTCTACAAGGCGGCGTTGGCGCTTGCGGAGTATCTCTGGATCGTGCCGATCGCCCTGAAGACGGTGTTGCTGCACTCGAGTTCCACGCTCTGGAGCAACGGTCACCTGGAGCGGATCACGAAACTGTCGGCGCGGATCACGCGCTATACGGTGTTGCTCGTCGTGTTGATGGCGATCGGCATCGCGGTGCTGGCGGACCGGTTCGTCCCGCTGTACTACGGCGAGGAGTTCGCCGTCTCCGTCGTCCCGCTGTTGCTGCTCCTGCCCGGTGCCATCGGCTTCGCCGCTGCCCGCCCGTTGAAATCGATCAGCCAGGGGTCGGGCCGGATCCGGACGTTGATCGGCGTGACCGGCGTCGCGGCCACGATCAACCTGGTCCTGAACGCCGCGTTCATCCCCCTGTTCGGGATGAACGGCGCCGCGGTCGCCACGAGCGTCAGCTACGGATCGATGTTCGTGCTCTACGTCTGGGCCGCCTGGCGCATCGGATACGACCCCCTCGACGATTTCCGCGGTCGGCGCATCGCTCTGACCGCGGTGATCGCGGCGCCGATCATCTGGGCCGTGGATCGCGCCATCGAATACGACCCGTTGGCGTTCGCGCTGGTGCCGGTCGTCGGCCTGCTCGTCTTCGGGAGCGCGGCGCTCGGTACCGGAGCCGTCGATACGGCCGAACTGGGACGGATCGCCGAGAAGCTGCCGGATCGGATCGAGGCGACCATCGCTCCCGTGTTGTCCCGGATCGAGAACCGGTAGCCGGTCGTCCGTCCCGACCGTCGGACGACCGCAACCGGCACGCCGGGCGGATGGCCACTCGACTGCCGGTTACGGTTCGGCGTCGAATGGGTTGCCGTTCCACCGTGTTTGTGGTGCACCGACGTTCTTCTTCGTCGACTCGTCCCTGCCGTAGTGGTTCGCCTCGAAATGAACGTTCTCGTATCTGTTCGGCTGTCTGACCGCGCTCTCGCGGTCCTCGTGGTAGAACCAGTTCCGTTCGATCCACGCCCCCTCCGTCGGCGTTCCGCGAATGTCGATCGCGTAGTACTTCCCGCCAGGATTCCGGCTCTTCGCCTCGACCGCGGTCGTCGCCTTGAACGTGTTCCGCTTGATGACGATCCGTTCGCCGGCGATGCCTTTCATCCCCTCGGTGCCGTGCATATCGAACTGGGACCCAACCCACTGCTCGCCGACGACGTTGAACCGTGCGACGTACCCGACGTCCGCGCCGCCGGCTCCCGAGATGGAGTGCCGATTGTAATCGAAGTAGTTCGATTCGATGAGCGGTTGGTGGTTGCCCTCCGGGATCGCGACGCCGTATCCGAGCCCCTCCCAGGTGTTGTGGTGAATGTAGTTGTGATGGACGTGCGCGTTCCCGCGCGCGAAGACGGCGGTGTACGGCCATCCCGAGATCTCGTTGTTGTCGACGACCGCGTTTCGTTTCGCGGTGACGCCGCCGCCGCCCCTGTGGGCGTAGTAGTCGCCGTCGTGTGCCTCCTCGGCGTTCACGTACTCGTGGAAATGGCCTTTGAGTCGGAATCCGGTGAGCCGTGCGCCCTGCCCCAGGACCAGCTTTCGTTTGAACGTGTCCGACTCCGGGGTCCGGTCGCCGTCCGGCGACCGCAACACTGCACCCGGCTCTCCATCCGTCCGCCCGCCCGCGAGGGTCACGCCCTGGGGAACGGTGAGCTCCCAAAGCCCCGTCAGATCGAGTTCCACGTCCGGCGGAACGGTAACGACGTCCCCCACGCTCGCGTCGGCGAGCGCCTCGACCAGCCGATCGACGGAATCGATCGGGGACGGTTCCGCGGTCGCAACCGTCACCTCCGGGGGATCCACGACGTCCTCCCCGGGGGATGGACCATCGTCGGACGTCGTACAGCCAGCCGCAAACACGCTTGTAGTGATCGCCAGATACGTCCGCCTATCCATACACCGAATACTGATCTAACCGGATATTAGTATGCGTCACCTATTCGCGCGGGCAGTGCCGGACGCCGTGACGATCCATCTCGGTCGTGGAACGCCGTCGTGGGGGAGCGGATGACCCATTCCTGATTCGACACGTCATATGGTGTATGGTAAGTCGATGTTGCATCCGTATCATCGAGATTACTCGAAAAATTACTTTAATTACTTCTGGACACCTTGTTCATAACTAACCATCATAGAACTGTACGTGCCGTCGCTGGGGACCCCAGCACGACGATGACCGAACCAGAGACGACCATGACAGAAGACGACACACACGCGCTCGCGAGACGGATCGCGACCTCCGTGACGGAACGGATCGAGACGGACGAAAGCTCCAGAAGGGGATTCCTGGGACGGACGGCCCTGGCGGGCGGGACGCTGTTGGCGCTCGGCAGCGGCACCGGAGTCGGCTCGGCACAGGTGGCCGAAGACGACGAGACCGACGAGGACGAGGAGATGGCGACGTTCGCCGATGTCCGGGGAACGGACGTCGACGTGCTGAACTACGCGCTTTCGCTTGAGCACCTCCAGGCCGCCTTCTATCGCGAGTCCCTCGAGACGTTCGACGAGGAGGACTTCGTGGCGGCCGAGCCCCTGCAGACGTTCGACGAGGAGGTTCGCCGGGAGGTGTTCGGCTACGTGCAATCCGCCGGCACCCACGAGGAGACCCACGTCGAGGTGCTGACCCGGGCGGTGGAGCTGCTCGGCGGGGAGCCCGCGACGGCGGCCACCTACGACTTCGGCGTCGAGAGCGTGGCCGATTTCCTCACGGTCGGACGGACGATCGAGAACCTCGGCGTCGGGGCCTACGCGGGTGCAGCGCCGTTCATGGAGAGTCCGGACCTCCTGAGCGCCGCGTTGTCCATCCACAGCGTCGAGGCGCGCCACGCCGCCGTACTGAACCACGTCACCGGGGAACCGCCGGCCCCGGACGCGTTCGACCCGGCCAGCTCTCAGCAGGACGTGCTCGACGCCGTGAGCCAGTTCATCGAGTCCGCTGACGGGGGTGAGGACGAGACGCCCTCGGATGAAGAGACGCCCTCGGATGAAGAGACGCCGACGGACGAGGAGACGCCGACGGACGAGGAGACGCCCTCGGATGAAGAGACGCCGACGGACGAGGAGACGCCGACGGATGAAGAGACGCCCTCGGATGAAGAGACGCCGACGGACGAGGAGACGCCCTCGGATGAAGGAACTCCGATCGACGGAGAGGATAACGAGACGGCGACGGAAAGCGCCGACAACGGCACGGTGACGTCTGCGCTCTTCGGACGGTAGCGTTCGAACCGCCGCCGTCCTTTCGGACGACTATTTTTCGGCGAGTTCCGTGTTCCGGCGAGTTCCGTGTTCCGCTACCGAGTCGATCGGGGACTCCCGTCCGATCGGGCGGACGCGTCGGCCACGTCCACGAGGTCGGGGTGTAAGACGGGGTAATCGACGTCCTCGCCCGCGCTGACCCGGTCCCGTGTGCGTTGCCAGTCCGCATGCCGCACCTTTACGAGAACCGGTATCTCGGGGATGTCGAGCACCTTTGCCAGCGCAAGTCGGTGTCTCCCGTTGGTGTGATGTAACAGCTCACCATCGCGCCCGATGTCGACGGTCACCTCGTCGAGTGCGGCGGCGCCGTCACTGCCGACGCCGACGGCGCCGTCCGAGTCGATTCGGGTCACCCGCCGATATCCCTTCGACGCCATCGACTTCTTGAGGTCCTCGAGGTACTCGAACCGCTCGTGGAGCTCCCCGACCGTCGAGCAGCCGTATATCGGATGTCCCCGTTCGATACACGCCACGAACTCCTCGTATACCGACGTCTCCGTCCAGGGGATCCCTTCCCCGAACCGCTCCGCAATGAGCGTCCATTCGACGAGGTCGGCGAACCGTACCTCGGCCGCGTCCCACGCCCCGTCAAGGACGTCCCCGTACTCCGCGCATCGATGATACCACGGGCGCCGGACGTATTCCAGATGCCGTCCCGTCTCTCGCCGCTCGATCTCGAGTCCGGAGACGTACTCGATGTCACGCGGGTCGACCCGACGTATCGCGAACGGGTCCGCGTCGGTTCGTGCCGTGGGAGTGTGTCGATACCGGAACCGCGCGGCTCTCGTCTCCAGCACGTGGTACCCGCTGGACAGCACGCCGCGCATCCCTTCCGATTCGTATCGGTCCCGCACCCGATGAACGACGTCCGCGACGCCGATCGAGGGCAGCGCTGTCGGATCCGGTCCCATTGTGCCGATCACGTCTCCCCGAGGCGGCGGAGCCGCGTAGTTATGCGGGGCTTATCCGCCGATCGCTTCGCGGCGGCGTGCGCTGTGACGCGGATCTACGGCGGCGTGCGCTGTGACGCGGATCCGCTCCAACGTCCGACGTCACGGGGTTCTGACGTCCGCTGCCGCGGGTGACGAGCTGGGCCTGCGGACTACCGCGGGTGACGAGCCGGGCCTGCGGACTACCGCGGGTGCCCCACGTCAGCCGACGGTTCGCTGCTCCCGTAGTGGTTTCCGGACCACTCGACGTTGGTCCAGTCGTCCACGTCGGTCTGAATGATGGCCGCTCGTGTGGACCACCCGTCCGGAGTGTCCAGCGGTTCGTCGGGGTTGTAGAACCAGTTGTCGTAGATCGTGGCCACGTCGTCCGGGACGCCCCGCACCGCGACGGCGGGCCGTTGATCGCCGTCCTGGGCCCCCTCGACGGCCTCGACGGTGTTGTTGTAGATCTCCATACGGGTACCACCCGGCTGGTGGACGTCGATGACGTGACTGAAGGTCTCGGTCCCGAAGTGGTTGTATCGGACGGTGTAGCCGCTCTCGCCGCCGCCGTTGATCGAGTGGCGGTTGGCGTTGAAGGTGTTCCACTCGACGGTCGGGTGGCCGCCGATACAGGAGACGCCGTATCCGAGGCCGTCACGGGGATTGTGGTGGACGTCGTTGTGGTGGATGTGCGCGTTCTCCCCACGCGAGGCGACGGAGGCGTAGGCGAAGCCCCACATCTCACAGTTGTCGACCTCGCAGTCGTCCCCGCGAACGTTCACGCCGGCACCGTCGGCGTAGAAGTCCGGGCTGAAGTAGTCGTAGTACGGGCCCTGGAGGCGGACGCCGGTGAGACGCGCCCCGCGGGACAGCTCGAGGGACGACGTGTGGTAATCCGGCTTCCAGTCCGTGTACAGGCGGCCGCCGGGAGCGCCGTCGATCCCCCGGTTCGACGCCAGCGTCACGCCCGCGGGGACGGTGTGCGTGTCGGACCCGAGATCGATGTCCGCGTCGCCGTCCACGTAGACGACGTCGCCGGACGACGCCGACGAGAGCGCGTCTCGGAACTCGCTTCGGGTGCTGACGACGACGTCAGCCTGGTCGGAACTGATCGTGTTCGCGTACCCCTCTCCGCCGCCGATGGGTCCGCCATCCACGGACTCGCTGCCGGACGCCTGGTGGTCGTCGTCCTGCCAGGGGAACCCGGTCTTCCAGCCGTCCCCGGTGGCGGAGTCGCGGGGGTAATAGTAGAGGTTCGACTCGTTGCCGTTGACGATGGGGTCGGCCTCGCCCTCGATCGTGACGTCGGCCACGAGGGTGTCGAACGCGTAGGCGTGCGTCTCACCCGGATGGATGCGACCCGCCGCCTTCGTCCCGTCGTCGCTGATCCAGAAGTACTCGTAGTCGATCTGGGCGCCATTGATCGTCGACGGTATCACGTCGCCGCCGTCCTCGACCTCGATGTAGTAGTCGGCGTACTCCTCGCCCGTCGCCTCGAAGGAGTACCAGTGTTCGCGTTCCTCGCCGGCGATGTGCCACGGGAAGTACCCCTTCCAGTGGTCACCGCTGGCGGCGTCGCGAGGGTAGTAGTCGAGGTTCGACTCGTTGCCGTTGACGATGGGGTCGGCCTCGCCCTCGATCGTGACGTCGGCCACGAGGGTGTCGAACGCGTAGGCGTGCGTCTCGCCCGGATGAACGCGACCCGCCGCCTTCGTCCCGTCGTCGTTGATCCAGTGATAGTCGTTCTCGATGACGGCGTCGTCGACCGTCGAGGGGACCATGTTCCCACCGTCCTCGACCTCGATGTAGTAGTCGGCGTACTCCTCGCCCGTCGCCGTAACGGAATACCAGTGTTCACGGTCGGGCGTCGATCCGTCGGTCCCGTCCTCGGACGCCTCCTGTCCGGTCAGCTCCGTGACCGTCGTCTCCTCGCCGTTGAGGAAGAGGGTGAACTCGCCCGTCACGGGCTCGAACCGATCGATCCCGTCCTGGAAATCGTAGGTGTCGCCGCTTCCGGTCCGGGTCGATCCGTCGACGAGCCAGGTTCCGTCCTCGGTTTCCGTGACGTCGTCCGAGAGGTCGGTGGACCGATCGCCGTTGTCCAGCACCTTCGTGACGGGGCCTGAGCTCGTGATCTCGTAGTCCACCTCGCCGTCGCTCGCGGCGACGATCTCCAGCCTGTCCGTCCCCGACCCCC
Proteins encoded:
- a CDS encoding oligosaccharide flippase family protein, which encodes MRGLDDIYRRFLSILGAGVTTMIIAFLSTPIIVRLLGPGGYGDYAVLLSIFSLYMIPVSSGITAGVQKFVAEERDVPHWREHVIRFYAVLAFVTVLVGVVVLLAFTVLGGAEYFFGGSFTLYFYLLCGFVLISQFYALCNRILLGMSLELLSGPLEVAKKFLTVSIGILLVLSGRHVEGMIAGHIVANLVLVCVAAYWIAKRISPSTLLRSRPESFPYADVVSFNALNIVLILLVMSLFHVDVVMLRVLSDSETTGFYKAALALAEYLWIVPIALKTVLLHSSSTLWSNGHLERITKLSARITRYTVLLVVLMAIGIAVLADRFVPLYYGEEFAVSVVPLLLLLPGAIGFAAARPLKSISQGSGRIRTLIGVTGVAATINLVLNAAFIPLFGMNGAAVATSVSYGSMFVLYVWAAWRIGYDPLDDFRGRRIALTAVIAAPIIWAVDRAIEYDPLAFALVPVVGLLVFGSAALGTGAVDTAELGRIAEKLPDRIEATIAPVLSRIENR
- a CDS encoding right-handed parallel beta-helix repeat-containing protein, producing the protein MDRRTYLAITTSVFAAGCTTSDDGPSPGEDVVDPPEVTVATAEPSPIDSVDRLVEALADASVGDVVTVPPDVELDLTGLWELTVPQGVTLAGGRTDGEPGAVLRSPDGDRTPESDTFKRKLVLGQGARLTGFRLKGHFHEYVNAEEAHDGDYYAHRGGGGVTAKRNAVVDNNEISGWPYTAVFARGNAHVHHNYIHHNTWEGLGYGVAIPEGNHQPLIESNYFDYNRHSISGAGGADVGYVARFNVVGEQWVGSQFDMHGTEGMKGIAGERIVIKRNTFKATTAVEAKSRNPGGKYYAIDIRGTPTEGAWIERNWFYHEDRESAVRQPNRYENVHFEANHYGRDESTKKNVGAPQTRWNGNPFDAEP
- a CDS encoding ferritin-like domain-containing protein — translated: MTEDDTHALARRIATSVTERIETDESSRRGFLGRTALAGGTLLALGSGTGVGSAQVAEDDETDEDEEMATFADVRGTDVDVLNYALSLEHLQAAFYRESLETFDEEDFVAAEPLQTFDEEVRREVFGYVQSAGTHEETHVEVLTRAVELLGGEPATAATYDFGVESVADFLTVGRTIENLGVGAYAGAAPFMESPDLLSAALSIHSVEARHAAVLNHVTGEPPAPDAFDPASSQQDVLDAVSQFIESADGGEDETPSDEETPSDEETPTDEETPTDEETPSDEETPTDEETPTDEETPSDEETPTDEETPSDEGTPIDGEDNETATESADNGTVTSALFGR